From a single Aspergillus puulaauensis MK2 DNA, chromosome 2, nearly complete sequence genomic region:
- the cyn1 gene encoding putative cyanate hydratase (COG:E;~EggNog:ENOG410PP37;~InterPro:IPR036581,IPR010982,IPR003712,IPR008076;~PFAM:PF02560;~go_function: GO:0003677 - DNA binding [Evidence IEA];~go_function: GO:0008824 - cyanate hydratase activity [Evidence IEA];~go_process: GO:0009439 - cyanate metabolic process [Evidence IEA]) — MSLATLDTTQHPNLPASSATLFSAKAQKQLSFEQIGQHIGRNEVAAAAIFYGQAKASPEDIQNLSSLLSIPHETLKAQLEGFPDRGRSVEMPPKEPLIYRLYEIVQNYGYAYKAVLNEKFGDGIMSAISFSTKVEKETDEQGNNWAVITLRGKWLPFSRF, encoded by the exons ATGTCTCTCGCAACTCTTGAT ACAACTCAACACCCCAACCTCcccgcctcctccgcaacGCTCTTCAGCGCAAAGGCGCAGAAACAGCTCTCCTTCGAACAAATCGGCCAGCACATCGGGCGCAACGaagtcgccgccgccgcgaTTTTCTACGGACAGGCAAAGGCCTCGCCGGAAGATATCCAGAATCTGTCTTCCCTCCTCAGCATCCCCCATGAGACCCTGAAGGCCCAGCTTGAGGGCTTCCCTGACCGTGGCCGCTCCGTCGAAATGCCGCCCAAAGAGCCGCTGATCTACCGACTCTATGAGATCGTGCAGAACTACGGGTATGCGTATAAGGCGGTGCTGAATGAGAagtttggggatgggatTATGAGTGCAATTTCGTTTTCCACCaaggttgagaaggagaCGGATGAGCAGGGGAATAACTGGGCCGTTATTACGTTGAGGGGGAAGTGGTTGCCGTTCTCGAGGTTTTAG
- a CDS encoding uncharacterized protein (CAZy:AA7;~COG:S;~EggNog:ENOG410PJJU;~InterPro:IPR006094,IPR036318,IPR016166,IPR012951;~PFAM:PF08031,PF01565;~go_function: GO:0016491 - oxidoreductase activity [Evidence IEA];~go_function: GO:0050660 - flavin adenine dinucleotide binding [Evidence IEA];~go_function: GO:0071949 - FAD binding [Evidence IEA];~go_process: GO:0055114 - oxidation-reduction process [Evidence IEA]), with translation MLTLRRSQGYGSLMIWIRKIRNGLHYQDHYTPSDGSCQSNWTESAITVGGGYIWRDVYAFSAKHGRIVVGGDDRTVGSIGGYLQGGGHGPASHTFGLATDQVLEYQVVLASGELVTANVCQNIDLFTALRGGGGGTFGVVVSATIKAYKTRPVLVHQAEIVPLNTGGNGKNALLNVTAELLARFPTLLDAGFAGYVKLVQAGEQRVYQHVLVNLLESNTSAAVQHATHIMQKQAFEDLLLPLNGTSIFVKSSFQFAPTFADYTTGVGNKQDEAGSGLIMASRFFDKKSLHNQQESLLDMLHIMFSQNGTGATPSASMLDLGLIGGGKVLESAPHTSVNPAWRKTYGLVRYIDIWPDNADLREIQQIKDGVTFKKLDAMKALTPGMGAYLNEADGDNPEWKEDWFGSKYDWLESVKDKYDPEGVFWCWRCVGSEGWEEVKGGTVYGPLCKV, from the exons ATGTTGACATTGCGTAGATCGCAAGGATATGGCAGTCTGATGATTTGGATCAGAAAGATCCGCAATGGCCTCCATTACCAAGACCATTACACCCCATCTGACGGCTCCTGCCAGTCCAACTGGACCGAAAGTGCAATTACTGTTGGGGGCGGATATATCTGGCGAGACGTGTACGCATTTTCAGCTAAGCATGGTCGAATTGTCGTTGGCGGTGATGACCGC ACTGTCGGTTCCATAGGAGGGTATCTCCAGGGTGGTGGCCACGGACCTGCAAGCCACACCTTCGGTCTGGCAACAGACCAAGTCCTCGAATACCAGGTTGTCCTTGCATCCGGCGAGTTAGTTACCGCCAATGTGTGCCagaatatagatctatttacCGCTCTACgcggcggagggggaggcACAttcggtgttgttgtgtcTGCGACGATTAAGGCATACAAGACGCGTCCGGTTCTCGTGCACCAGGCTGAGATTGTCCCGCTGAACACAGGTGGTAATGGCAAGAATGCCCTCTTGAATGTCACTGCGGAGCTCTTGGCGCGATTTCCTACGCTCTTGGATGCTGGGTTTGCGGGGTATGTCAAGTTGGTGCAAGCGGGCGAGCAGCGGGTTTATCAGCATGTCCTTGTTAACCTGCTAGAAAGCAATACGTCTGCTGCGGTTCAACATGCCACGCACATAATGCAGAAGCAGGCTTTTGAGGACTTGCTACTTCCATTAAATGGCACCTCGATATTCGTCAAATCGAGCTTCCAGTTCGCTCCCACTTTCGCGGACTACACGACAGGCGTTGGGAATAAGCAGGATGAAGCCGGGTCGGGCCTCATCATGGCGTCCCGATTTTTCGATAAGAAGTCTTTGCATAATCAACAGGAGAGTCTGCTGGATATGCTTCATATCATGTTCTCACAGAACGGCACAGGCGCGACTCCCTCAGCCTCAATGCTCGACCTGGGGCTTATTGGCGGTGGTAAAGTGCTCGAATCGGCACCGCATACCTCTGTTAACCCAGCATGGCGAAAGACGTACGGCCTTGTGAGGTACATAGACATTTGGCCAGATAATGCGGACCTCCGCGAAATCCAGCAGATCAAGGATGGGGTTACCTTCAAGAAGCTGGATGCCATGAAGGCGTTGACACCGGGTATGGGAGCATATCTAAACGAGGCTGATGGTGATAACCCGGAGTGGAAGGAAGATTGGTTTGGGAGCAAGTATGACTGGCTCGAGTCTGTTAAAGACAAGTATGACCCAGAAGGGGTgttttggtgttggcgaTGCGTTGGGAGtgagggctgggaagagGTGAAGGGCGGGACAGTGTATGGGCCGCTATGTAAAGTATAG
- a CDS encoding uncharacterized protein (COG:S;~EggNog:ENOG410PQPQ;~InterPro:IPR004360,IPR037523,IPR029068;~PFAM:PF00903), with translation MASELANSAWKVIPMFESRSIPRTIEFYTQKLGFELASVKPEDASSELYFCSMAIGKKADANFYFFKSTKEFKTSEAMIALGTLELDEYYEVLKTLPEVEITEEIEDKPWGYRQFTISDNDGNHLSFFKFLEGGNPGTE, from the coding sequence ATGGCTTCCGAGCTGGCAAATTCCGCATGGAAGGTAATTCCCATGTTTGAGTCGCGATCGATACCCCGCACCATCGAATTCTACACCCAAAAGCTCGGTTTCGAACTTGCGAGCGTAAAGCCCGAGGATGCGTCTTCTGAGCTGTATTTCTGCTCCATGGCCATCGGCAAAAAAGCGGATGCCAACTTTTACTTTTTCAAGTCAACCAAAGAATTCAAAACCTCTGAGGCGATGATCGCTTTAGGCACGTTGGAATTAGACGAATATTACGAGGTCCTGAAGACACTGCCCGAGGTGGAAATCActgaggagattgaggataAGCCTTGGGGATATCGACAATTTACAATCAGCGATAACGATGGCAACCATTTGTCCTTTTTCAAATTCCTGGAAGGGGGAAATCCCGGAACAGAATGA
- a CDS encoding uncharacterized protein (COG:S;~EggNog:ENOG410PRMF;~InterPro:IPR007219;~PFAM:PF04082;~TransMembrane:1 (i171-191o);~go_function: GO:0003677 - DNA binding [Evidence IEA];~go_function: GO:0008270 - zinc ion binding [Evidence IEA];~go_process: GO:0006351 - transcription, DNA-templated [Evidence IEA]), protein MNLHDPILQADSSSWFLGANLDVDALDFSLSSAISEWAQIPPMPSVSNLGDPGTISTPTPTLPRAMPAGVRSSPADSVKEKWFTRLSSSRNGGPDGLASNSRGGLFGQGNIVADESYRADLSQRLQPRMHDGALPSSEQLNLFAKLYFSRFHPLFPVVHAPSFKPTLENSLLFISICSVGSLFVGSSYAIAQGVQLFERLNKAILASWESILAHSCSDALSMVQAGILGQTYAVLSGRPKDLVLADVLHGTVMAWTRESNKNALPSPIRPDDMTWNGTNVDEQWSRWIDHEQRRRVEIALNIHDAELASLLHHEPIRKHRLSQYPHLASDILFMAPTATSWAQHYKQSSEHSAFPCPFDDPLQDAGGDSKFGAYGVLESIHASVIEARHSNSFNEHESKRLSNLLMRWWRRYSVHFVEDEDEDPFSLPVLWHSVYMAIYADMDLLERASGRDGKPAATTAHLLVRSWANSLDASKCLAHALLIQRYLERMRVSSEPAIHVPRALFHAALSWLCFTRIGGQQAINLKAFDAPEIQLLGSDTALHEAQGQAFGDSTFADVNHLHRLIDLLNRVGRWAISSSFSSVLCTAIEGSDT, encoded by the coding sequence ATGAACTTGCACGACCCCATCCTCCAGGCTGATTCGAGTTCCTGGTTTCTAGGGGCAAACCTTGACGTGGATGCGTTAGActtttcgctttcttcggcAATATCTGAGTGGGCTCAGATTCCACCTATGCCATCAGTGTCAAATCTCGGTGACCCTGGGACGATCTCTACACCAACACCTACACTACCTAGAGCTATGCCGGCTGGGGTTCGCAGCTCCCCGGCAGATAGCGTTAAGGAAAAGTGGTTTACTCGTTTATCTTCTTCAAGGAATGGAGGCCCAGATGGCCTAGCTTCTAACAGTCGTGGTGGATTGTTTGGCCAGGGAAACATTGTCGCAGATGAATCTTACCGAGCCGACCTGTCACAGAGACTCCAACCGCGAATGCATGACGGAGCACTACCATCGTCCGAACAGCTGAACTTGTTTGCGAAACTCTACTTTAGCCGATTTCACCCGCTGTTCCCCGTCGTCCATGCTCCATCATTTAAACCAACTCTCGAAAATTCCCTACTGTTTATATCAATTTGTTCTGTGGGAAGTCTTTTTGTCGGGTCGTCGTATGCTATTGCACAGGGAGTACAGCTATTTGAGAGGCTCAACAAAGCCATACTGGCCTCGTGGGAATCTATATTGGCACACAGCTGCTCTGATGCACTTTCTATGGTTCAGGCGGGCATACTCGGTCAAACATATGCCGTCCTATCCGGCCGCCCTAAGGACCTTGTGTTAGCAGATGTTTTGCATGGGACGGTTATGGCATGGACCCGCGAATCTAACAAGAATGCACTGCCGAgcccgatccgccccgacGATATGACCTGGAATGGAACCAACGTGGATGAGCAATGGAGTCGGTGGATTGATCATGAACAGCGAAGACGAGTAGAGATTGCGCTGAACATACACGACGCGGAACTTGCCAGCTTGTTACACCACGAGCCTATTCGCAAACACCGACTCTCGCAGTATCCACATCTCGCATCCGATATCTTGTTCATGGCACCGACCGCGACTAGTTGGGCACAGCATTACAAACAATCATCGGAGCACTCCGCTTTCCCATGCCCTTTTGACGACCCTTTACAGGACGCCGGTGGGGATTCTAAATTTGGGGCCTACGGAGTTCTCGAGAGTATCCATGCATCTGTGATCGAAGCTCGCCATTCAAATTCATTTAATGAGCATGAGTCAAAACGATTATCAAATCTGCTGATGcgctggtggaggagatACAGCGTCCACTTTgtcgaggacgaagatgaggaccCTTTTAGTTTACCTGTTCTATGGCACTCAGTGTACATGGCCATTTATGCAGATATGGACCTACTTGAACGAGCTAGCGGCCGTGACGGCAAACCTGCTGCTACTACGGCACATCTCCTGGTCCGTTCTTGGGCAAACTCGCTAGATGCGAGTAAATGCTTAGCTCACGCATTGCTCATTCAGCGCTACCTAGAGAGGATGCGAGTTTCATCAGAGCCCGCAATTCATGTACCCCGTGCTTTATTCCACGCAGCCCTTTCATGGCTCTGTTTTACTCGAATTGGAGGCCAGCAAGCGATTAACTTGAAGGCATTCGATGCTCCAGAAATCCAACTACTGGGCAGTGATACAGCGCTCCACGAAGCACAGGGTCAAGCATTTGGAGACTCTACATTCGCAGATGTTAATCACTTACATCGACTTATCGACCTTCTAAATCGGGTAGGGCGATGGGCCATCTCGTCTTCGTTCTCATCTGTGCTGTGCACAGCCATAGAAGGATCAGATACATAG
- a CDS encoding uncharacterized protein (COG:C,H;~EggNog:ENOG410PG2K;~InterPro:IPR036188,IPR002938,IPR036249,IPR038220, IPR012941;~PFAM:PF07976,PF01494;~go_function: GO:0071949 - FAD binding [Evidence IEA]), with translation MPVFTEQGSSWRDLRVLPSLAPAIPRLTPAFKPPDGGHERYEVVIIGAGPAGLMLELLLSRYGLTDKSLLCVDSKPSTLKSGQADGIQPRTLEVFKTLGISGEIENEACQMWEFAFWNASEDPKKVIERRSVVPEVIPPARFPYEATIHQGRVERIMETDLLRYSQRGVVRNTRLLSLGIDEHNDPEFPVLATLETDGVTRVIRTKHLVGADGAHSVVRQSVGLKLEGQSLDHIWGVMDLVVDTNFPDIRRRCAIHSPAGSVMIIPRERICTGEYITRLYVQVPGLEDSENTDVDADLKKDAKMKRSKVTLEAILKQVQDAFQPYYIRPKREDAVDWWAAYQIGQRVCPEFIVRDSTGVGRVFIVGDACHTHSPKAGQGMNVSMMDSYNLAWKLAYHINGLTPALSDESPDLLDTYHMERHANAQQLIDFDRTFSSSFSDQLGTSGSKSGLSHAEFVNIFNTGNAFTSGCGVEYVESLAVERSLSTNGELPVRGDDFLAGILRSGRRLLNVKVKRFADGSHRDIQDELESTGRFRILSLVSDDLLEPQGVSATTLKAVTALSQRFPASLIEQIVVYPRLSGELSWESIPACVKEETEMSLYSGYDLEDAYQIYGVDPGKGALVVVRPDGYVGVVAHLKDVERVDAYLSRLIVRAA, from the exons ATGCCTGTCTTCACTGAACAAGGATCTTCGTGGCGCGACCTCAGGGTCCTCCCATCATTAGCGCCTGCTATCCCTCGTCTGACACCCGCATTTAAACCCCCAGACGGTGGCCACGAGCGGTATGAAGTGGTAATTATCGGG GCGGGCCCCGCGGGTCTTATGCTCgaacttcttctttctcgatATGGGTTGACTGACAAGTCATTGCTCTGCGTTGACTCAAAACCCAGCACTCTAAAATCAGGCCAGGCAGACGGCATCCAGCCTCGGACACTAGAGGTATTCAAAACGTTAGGCATATCCGGCGAGATTGAAAACGAAGCGTGCCAGATGTGGGAGTTTGCCTTTTGGAACGCCTCTGAGGATCCCAAGAAAGTGATTGAGCGACGATCTGTTGTGCCCGAGGTCATCCCACCAGCTCGCTTTCCTTACGAGGCAACTATCCACCAGGGTAGGGTGGAACGGATTATGGAAACGGACCTTCTCCGGTACTCCCAGAGAGGGGTTGTCAGAAATACCAGGCTTCTTTCTTTAGGGATCGATGAGCACAACGATCCTGAATTCCCAGTCCTGGCAACTCTTGAAACGGATGGCGTGACGCGAGTCATCCGCACAAAGCACCTGGTAGGCGCCGATGGCGCACACTCCGTTGTTAGGCAATCTGTCGGGCTGAAATTGGAAGGGCAATCGCTCGACCACATCTGGGGCGTTATGGATCTGGTAGTTGACACCAACTTCCCTGATATACGGAGACGTTGTGCTATCCATTCTCCCGCCGGCTCCGTCATGATCATTCCTCGCGAGCGCATCTGTACCGGAGAATACATTACTCGTCTCTATGTGCAGGTTCCGGGCTTAGAGGATTCGGAAAATACAGATGTCGACGCCGACCTCAAGAAGGATGCAAAGATGAAGCGCAGCAAAGTCACGTTGGAAGCGATCCTTAAGCAGGTCCAAGACGCATTCCAGCCATATTATATACGACCGAAAAGAGAGGATGCTGTTGACTGGTGGGCTGCGTACCAGATTGGCCAACGAGTGTGCCCTGAGTTTATTGTGAGGGATTCCACTGGAGTCGGTCGTGTTTTTATCGTGGGCGACG CCTGCCATACACATAGCCCAAAG GCTGGTCAAGGAATGAATGTCTCAATGATGGACTCATACAATCTCGCCTGGAAGCTCGCCTACCACATCAACGGCTTGACTCCCGCATTATCAGACGAAAGCCCGGATCTGCTTGACACATACCACATGGAGCGGCACGCCAACGCACAGCAATTAATCGACTTCGATAGAACATTCTCCAGCAGCTTCTCGGATCAGCTAGGTACATCGGGCTCAAAGTCGGGGTTATCCCACGCAGAATTCGTCAACATTTTCAATACTGGGAACGCATTCACCAGCGGCTGCGGCGTAGAGTATGTCGAAAGCCTTGCTGTGGAGAGGAGCCTATCTACCAACGGAGAACTCCCTGTTCGCGGAGACGACTTTCTAGCCGGAATATTGCGGTCCGGGAGGCGCTTGCTGAATGTTAAGGTGAAGCGGTTCGCGGATGGTAGTCATCGGGATATCCAGGATG AACTAGAATCTACGGGTCGATTCCGCATCCTCTCGCTTGTCTCCGACGACCTACTAGAGCCTCAAGGTGTTTCTGCAACTACACTGAAAGCAGTGACCGCACTCTCGCAACGTTTCCCTGCGTCTCTAATTGAACAAATTGTCGTATACCCACGTTTATCCGGCGAGCTAAGTTGGGAGAGTATCCCAGCCTGCGTCAAGGAGGAAACTGAAATGTCGCTATACAGCGGGTATGATCTGGAAGACGCTTACCAGATATATGGAGTTGATCCTGGGAAGGGCGCACTTGTCGTCGTGCGGCCGGATGGATacgttggtgttgttgcgcACTTGAAAGACGTGGAGCGCGTCGATGCGTATCTTAGCCGTTTGATTGTTAGAGCTGCATAG
- a CDS encoding uncharacterized protein (COG:G;~EggNog:ENOG410Q86W;~InterPro:IPR020846,IPR011701,IPR036259;~PFAM:PF07690;~TransMembrane:12 (i78-103o115-133i145-163o175-195i207-228o240-258i307-331o343-363i370-390o402-422i434-457o463-483i);~go_function: GO:0022857 - transmembrane transporter activity [Evidence IEA];~go_process: GO:0055085 - transmembrane transport [Evidence IEA]) has product MNTSKETTNPLPLTNSSHAQVELAEAGQHVDRNSLDIQKPKAIDERVDHEVAEYAGTTRIEIDATTNNRLKRMIDRRVLSVMIVTYFLQALDKGTISFVSIMGFNEDNNLVEQQFSWLTTCIYIAVLVVEYPTNLIIQRVPIAKYLSFNIIAWGVVLACHAACKNFAGLVAVRTILGIFEACTQPTFIVLSAMWYKREEQAGSVTYWYMMNGGQQVVGGILSYCFTLIKSGPLKSWQALFISYGGVTVLWGLFVGQYMPDSPMRAKCYNEADKRLMVERVRENQTSLQNKAFRREQLIEALTDPQTWGYCLISICTTLPTSGLGAFKSIIIKGFNFTTLQTQLLAMVLGFYIILVLFSSLYLVRKTGQNLLVMGVYCIPSFIGTIVLMTVENKNNATRIGLLISYYITLSFWSAQTLALSMISRNVAGQTKKAAVVTCNFISWATAAAVGPQVFLSWDAPRYFIAFSTHIGCYSLLVVVIFLLRWHLMRQNAKKDALYERDETYANAFEDLTDRENTNFRYIY; this is encoded by the exons ATGAACACTTCAAAGGAGACGACGAACCCCCTGCCATTGACAAACTCTTCACATGCGCAGGTTGAGCTCGCAGAAGCAGGTCAACATGTGGACAGAAACTCCCTCGACATACAAAAGCCTAAAGCCATCGATGAAAGAGTCGACCACGAGGTGGCCGAGTATGCAGGCACCACCCGGATCGAGATCGATGCAACGACCAACAACCGCTTGAAGCGCATGATTGACCGCAGGGTCTTGAGCGTTATGATTGTGACCTACTTTCTGCAGGCCCTGGATAAGGGCACTATTTCGTTCGTCTCGATCATGGGATTTAACGAGGACAACAATCTTGTTGAACAGCAG TTCTCGTGGTTGACTACCTGTATCTACATCGCAGTCTTGGTAGTCGAATACCCAACCAATCTCATCATCCAACGCGTTCCCATTGCCAAGTACCTTTCGTTCAATATTATTGCATGGGGAGTAGTCTTGGCGTGTCATGCAGCATGCAAGAACTTCGCTGGGCTGGTAGCGGTGCGGACCATCTTGGGTATTTTCGAGGCATGCACTCAGCCTACCTTTATTGTCCTGAG CGCCATGTGGTAcaaaagagaagaacaagCCGGCTCAGTCACATACTG GTACATGATGAACGGCGGCCAGCAAGTAGTCGGAGGCATCCTCTCCTACTGTTTCACTCTTATAAAATCCGGCCCGCTTAAATCCTGGCAGGCACTCTTCATTTCCTACGGCGGCGTAACCGTCCTCTGGGGTCTTTTCGTGGGCCAATACATGCCGGACTCACCCATGCGAGCCAAATGCTACAACGAAGCCGATAAACGATTAATGGTCGAGCGGGTCCGTGAGAATCAAACCAGTCTTCAAAACAAGGCATTCCGTCGCGAGCAGCTGATTGAGGCGTTAACGGATCCCCAGACTTGGGGGTACTGTCTTATATCCATTTGCACGACGCTACCGACGAGCGGACTGGGTGCGTTCAAGTCGATTATTATTAAGGGGTTTAACTTTACTACTTTGCAGACGCAGCTTCTTGCCATGGTCCTTGGGTTCTATATTATCCTTGTGCTCTTTTCGTCCCTTTATCTGGTCCGCAAGACGGGGCAGAACTTGCTGGTTATGGGGGTTTATTGCATTCC ATCATTCATAGGAACCATCGTCCTGATGACGGTCGAGAATAAGAACAACGCAACCCGCATTGGTCTGCTAATAAGTTACTACATCACACTCTCCTTCTGGTCTGCTCAGACTCTGGCCCTCTCAATGATCAGCCGCAACGTCGCCGGCCAGACGAAGAAAGCCGCCGTTGTAACATGCAACTTCATCTCTTGGGCTACGGCCGCTGCTGTTG GCCCCCAAGTTTTCCTCTCATGGGACGCCCCTCGGTACTTCATCGCGTTCTCAACACACATTGGCTGCTACAgtctgctggtggtggttaTCTTCCTGCTGCGCTGGCATCTCATGAGGCAGAATGCGAAGAAAGATGCATTATATGAGCGTGATGAGACATATGCAAATGCTTTTGAGGATTTGACGGATCGTGAGAATACGAACTTTAGATATATCTATTAG
- a CDS encoding glycoside hydrolase family 88/105 protein (CAZy:GH105;~COG:S;~EggNog:ENOG410PGQV;~InterPro:IPR008928,IPR010905,IPR012341;~PFAM:PF07470;~go_process: GO:0005975 - carbohydrate metabolic process [Evidence IEA]), protein MSTTHGITESQVHSTIELLINQLVGLKDKTEEYLYHLPDGRTIDTKSWDGWDWTHGVGLYGIWKYYELTGKPEHLQIIEDWFSNHFKAGSTEKNINTVSVFLTLAYVYEETGNKTYLPWLESWAEWAYHDLPRTEYGGMQHITYVKTNHQQLWDDTLMMTALPLAKTGMLLNRPHYVEEALRQMLTLIQYLFDKDTGLFFHGWEFDITESLRAGHNFANARWARGNSWLTIVIPEMLELLEGGDGSSLSSSPALGALRSHLINTLTAQCRALARLQEPSGLWRTLLDCPASEGSYPEASATAGFAYGILKARRKRILPADVGSGCAERTYDGIAMAAMKAVLDNVSSDGELMQVSFGTGMGDTLQFYKDIKKTAMPYGQAMAIMALAEILRRFY, encoded by the coding sequence ATGTCGACGACACACGGAATCACAGAATCACAAGTCCACTCGACGATTGAACTGCTCATAAATCAGCTCGTCGGCCTAAAAGACAAAACGGAAGAATACCTCTACCACCTACCTGACGGCCGCACCATCGACACCAAATCATGGGATGGTTGGGACTGGACACATGGCGTCGGTCTCTATGGTATCTGGAAGTACTACGAACTAACAGGGAAACCGGAACACCTGCAAATAATCGAAGATTGGTTCAGCAATCACTTCAAGGCCGGGTCTACGGAGAAAAACATTAACACCGTTTCTGTattcctcaccctcgcctACGTCTACGAAGAAACAGGGAATAAGACATACCTCCCCTGGCTCGAGAGCTGGGCTGAATGGGCGTACCACGACCTCCCCAGGACTGAATACGGCGGAATGCAGCATATCACATACGTCAAGACAAACCACCAGCAACTGTGGGACGATaccttgatgatgaccgcGCTCCCATTAGCCAAAACCGGAATGCTGCTTAACCGGCCTCACTatgttgaagaagccctGCGCCAGATGCTCACTCTCATCCAATATCTGTTTGACAAGGACACGGGTCTCTTCTTCCACGGGTGGGAATTTGATATCACCGAGTCCCTTCGGGCAGGCCATAATTTTGCGAACGCTCGCTGGGCACGCGGGAATAGTTGGCTGACAATCGTTATCCCtgagatgctggagctgttggAGGGTGGCGACGGGTCGTCTTTATCGTCCAGTCCTGCGCTCGGTGCGCTGCGGTCTCATCTGATCAACACATTGACAGCGCAATGCCGGGCTTTAGCGCGACTGCAGGAGCCCTCTGGGCTATGGAGGACATTGCTCGATTGTCCTGCATCTGAGGGGTCGTACCCTGAGGCATCGGCTACCGCAGGGTTTGCGTATGGAATACTGAAGGCGCGGCGAAAGCGGATTCTCCCTGCCGACGTTGGTTCTGGATGTGCTGAGCGGACGTATGATGGGATTgccatggcggcgatgaaggcTGTCTTGGATAATGTTTCTAGTGATGGGGAATTGATGCAGGTGAGTTttgggactgggatggggGATACATTGCagttttataaagatatcaagaagaCGGCGATGCCGTATGGGCAGGCGATGGCGATTATGGCATTGGCGGAGATTCTGAGGCGGTTTTATTGA